One Panicum virgatum strain AP13 chromosome 3N, P.virgatum_v5, whole genome shotgun sequence DNA segment encodes these proteins:
- the LOC120665771 gene encoding glycine-rich cell wall structural protein 1.0-like — protein MVAFKLRLRHFCFAVALSSIAISCCRGQGGAAGGAGGAAGGAVVPGTQDAIQIVAQAALCFDNRQVMNGCLQAMGINVNGNSNGGGGNSNANGSGTGNGGSGNGNNNGGSGTGNGGSGNGNSNGNGGSTASMCQGPCFGQMMLMMNCVNGILGNIQGYSPGLMQGVQAVFQMSCGNVGNGQQGGGGAGGGGAAGAGVGGASGTGGAGVVGGGTAGGGGATGAGGVAGGGGSTASNDVTTGGTTTPNGGSQVAVSNLGEPTSGAGGPTASLTSGFPSVLVTWTCIWLLRLF, from the exons ATGGTTGCATTCAAGCTGAGGCTGAGACATTTCTGTTTCGCAGTTGCGCTTTCATCCATTGCCATCTCTTGTTGCAGAG GGCAAGGGGGAGCAGCAGGTGGTGCAGGGGGCGCAGCAGGTGGTGCGGTGGTGCCCGGAACACAGGATGCCATACAGATTGTGGCACAGGCTGCTCTCTGCTTTGACAATAGACAG GTGATGAACGGGTGTCTCCAAGCAATGGGCATCAACGTCAATGGCAacagcaacggcggcggcggaaacaGCAACGCCAATGGCAGTGGCACTGGCAACGGTGGTAGCGGCAATGGCAACAACaacggtggcagtggcactggcAACGGTGGTAGCGGCAATGGCAATAGCAACGGCAATGGCGGGTCAACGGCAAGCATGTGCCAAGGGCCGTGCTTCGGGCAGATGATGCTGATGATGAACTGCGTGAATGGCATCCTGGGCAACATCCAGGGCTACAGCCCCGGACTCATGCAGGGCGTCCAAGCCGTCTTCCAGATGTCCTGCGGCAATGTCGGCAACGGCCAGCAGGGTGGCGGTGGggctggtggtggaggtgccgcTGGAGCTGGTGTCGGAGGTGCCAGCGGTACTGGTGGAGCCGGTGTCGTCGGTGGTGGTACCGCTGGTGGCGGAGGTGCCACTGGTGCTGGAGGTGTTGCCGGGGGTGGCGGCAGTACGGCCAGCAATGATGTTACTACTGGTGGCACTACGACTCCAAATGGAG GCTCACAAGTGGCGGTAAGCAATCTAGGTGAGCCAACCAGCGGAGCGGGCGGGCCCACGGCCAGTCTCACCAGCGGGTTTCCCTCGGTGCTAGTGACGTGGACGTGTATATGGCTACTGCGGCTGTTCTAG
- the LOC120665772 gene encoding uncharacterized protein LOC120665772: MQSVARAAAAASSPHTVAAGFLLRRPTEKGEGGTQGENAPRFMCALLIEAATADEGNLDLSSSVSTCLPPRSASDAYNSATTVHDILLGLEGQGTNAMQIYHIMYLWRLADCSLFVMYKC, from the exons ATGCAAAGCgtcgcccgcgcggccgccgcggcgagttCCCCCCACACCGTGGCCGCCGgattcctcctccgccgcccaacAGAGAAGGGAGAAGGGGGAACGCAGGGGGAAAACGCGCCAAGGTTCATGTGCGCACTTCTG AtcgaggcggcgacggccgacgaggGCAATCTCGACCTCAGCAGCAGCGTGTCAACATGCTTGCCTCCAAGATCTGCCTCTGATGCGTACAACTCTGCCACCACCGTTCATGATATTCTCCTCGg GCTGGAAGGACAAGGGACTAATGCGATGCAAATATATCACATCATGTACTTATGGCGTTTAGCTGATTGTAGCCTTTTTGTTATGTATAAATGCTGA
- the LOC120668120 gene encoding uncharacterized protein LOC120668120: MASQRRASLLLASLAFAICMLMPCCSSSKEAMELFERACHCFDDPNIYGQCAAELRLNAEGAFHVQRDEVDEYCGGPCLEETKLALQCVEEVAAESFRFSNGASVLAVRQALGTGCGYGPDRGTFEIRERKDCVGGADEYYYHKPRDHAQQKPAAGGRFYGEEEGQQPYEQGAGYGKGEGEEHCYGYGGAGRLAEHRGLLPTTVPVLVASAALLLKL, from the exons ATGGCCTCTCAAAGAAGAGCTAGCCTGCTATTAGCCTCACTAGCCTTTGCCATTTGCATGTTGATGCCCTGCTGCTCCTCCA GCAAAGAGGCCATGGAATTGTTCGAGAGAGCGTGCCACTGCTTCGACGACCCCAAT ATCTACGGGCAgtgcgcggcggagctgagGCTGAACGCGGAGGGCGCGTTCCACGTGCAGAGGGACGAGGTCGACGAGTACTGCGGCGGGCCCTGCCTGGAGGAGACGAAGCTGGCGCTGCAgtgcgtggaggaggtggccgccGAGAGCTTCCGGTTCTCCAACGGCGCGTCGGTGCTGGCGGTGAGGCAGGCGCTGGGCACCGGCTGCGGCTACGGCCCCGACAGAG GAACCTTTGAGATCCGCGAGCGCAAGGActgcgtcggcggcgccgacgagtACTACTACCACAAGCCCCGCGACCACGCGCAGCAgaagccggccgccggcggcaggttctacggcgaggaggagggccaGCAGCCGTACGAGCAGGGCGCCGGGTACGGcaagggcgagggcgaggagcACTGCTACGGGTACGGGGGCGCCGGCAGGCTGGCAGAGCACCGCGGGCTCCTGCCGACGACGGTGCCGGTGCTCGTCGCCTCTGCGGCGCTGCTCCTCAAACTCTAG